Proteins from a single region of Gammaproteobacteria bacterium:
- a CDS encoding S49 family peptidase has translation MANEPTESTSAKTQGDALGWERETLAQLAAAGLTEQRRTRRWGIFFKLLGFAYLFFLLFVLGALKTGPDYAVTGGKHTALIELEGVIAADQAASAENVIAGLRAAFDDKQTSGIILRINSPGGSPVQAGYINDEIYRLRELHPDIPLHAVVSDVCASGGMYVAVAADRIFANEASLVGSIGVRIDSFGFVEALDTLGVERRLYTAGEHKGMLDPFLPQDPAERAHIEAMLEEIHQQFIDVVREGRGDRLKDGPGLFSGLVWSGKRAMRLGLVDEMGSAGYVAREVIGVDNVVDFTHRQDYLEWFADRLGTTLAREIEARLLLPDLR, from the coding sequence ATGGCAAACGAACCAACCGAATCAACCTCAGCAAAGACACAGGGAGATGCCCTCGGCTGGGAGCGGGAGACGCTGGCACAGCTGGCGGCCGCGGGGCTGACGGAGCAACGCCGTACACGGCGCTGGGGAATTTTTTTCAAGCTGCTGGGTTTCGCGTACCTTTTCTTTCTGCTCTTTGTGCTGGGCGCGTTGAAGACGGGGCCGGACTATGCCGTGACAGGCGGCAAACATACGGCGCTGATCGAGCTGGAGGGCGTCATCGCCGCGGACCAGGCTGCCAGTGCCGAGAATGTGATCGCCGGGTTGCGTGCGGCCTTCGACGACAAACAGACTTCCGGCATTATCCTGCGCATCAACAGTCCCGGCGGCAGCCCGGTGCAGGCGGGTTACATCAACGACGAAATCTATCGCCTGCGCGAGCTCCATCCGGACATCCCGCTGCATGCGGTGGTCTCGGACGTGTGCGCCTCCGGCGGCATGTACGTGGCGGTGGCGGCGGACAGGATTTTCGCGAACGAGGCCAGTCTGGTCGGTTCCATTGGCGTGCGCATCGACAGTTTCGGTTTTGTCGAGGCGCTGGACACGCTGGGCGTGGAACGGCGGCTCTACACCGCCGGCGAACACAAGGGCATGCTGGATCCTTTTCTGCCACAGGACCCGGCCGAGCGCGCGCACATCGAGGCGATGCTGGAGGAAATTCACCAGCAGTTTATCGACGTGGTCAGGGAGGGCCGTGGCGACCGGCTCAAGGACGGCCCTGGCCTGTTCTCGGGCCTGGTCTGGTCGGGCAAGCGCGCGATGAGGCTGGGTCTGGTGGACGAAATGGGCAGCGCCGGTTACGTGGCGCGCGAGGTCATCGGCGTCGACAACGTCGTCGATTTCACGCATAGACAAGATTATCTGGAGTGGTTCGCCGATCGTCTGGGCACGACCTTAGCGCGCGAAATCGAGGCGCGCCTGCTGTTGCCCGATTTGCGCTAG
- a CDS encoding sulfotransferase domain-containing protein, with amino-acid sequence MKQNIVFISGIPRSGTSLLSLMIGAHPRYVSVGEVYGLIRPGSERFANPEGVQCSCGKTANDCTFWGEVVSRLRGSDEATAAGRYQIFLDGFKARFGDDKAPVDSSKAMPALAALTTLPHVQVKTFYVIKDVRAWTVSLREHQNQQFRKLPRYQRFTRNMSSRLFRRWYRENRENQAVIKRLGVPSAQLSYEELCLFPSQSLTKISAFLGDEFTAEVLSFNKAEHHGVLINRMRNSEEKMSGVFYDNRWLFSHKQWRVPMLLFPRIMDYNNRHVYGHVATPYKQPGADQITVQSERAAG; translated from the coding sequence ATGAAACAGAATATCGTATTTATCTCGGGCATCCCGCGCAGCGGCACCAGCCTGTTGAGCCTCATGATCGGCGCACACCCCAGATACGTGAGCGTGGGCGAGGTTTACGGCCTGATCAGGCCAGGCTCGGAGCGCTTTGCCAACCCGGAGGGCGTGCAATGCTCGTGCGGCAAGACCGCCAACGACTGCACGTTCTGGGGCGAAGTCGTCAGTCGCCTGCGGGGTTCGGACGAAGCCACCGCAGCCGGGCGCTATCAGATTTTTCTGGATGGATTCAAGGCTCGTTTCGGCGACGACAAGGCCCCTGTCGATTCCTCCAAAGCGATGCCGGCGCTGGCAGCGCTGACTACACTCCCGCATGTGCAGGTCAAGACATTTTACGTCATCAAGGACGTGCGCGCGTGGACCGTGTCACTGCGCGAACACCAGAATCAGCAGTTCAGAAAGCTGCCGCGCTATCAGCGGTTTACGCGCAACATGTCCTCACGGCTGTTCCGGCGCTGGTATAGGGAGAACCGTGAGAATCAGGCCGTGATCAAGCGGCTCGGCGTGCCCTCGGCGCAGCTGAGCTACGAGGAGCTTTGCCTGTTTCCCTCCCAGTCGCTCACAAAAATCTCCGCGTTTCTGGGCGATGAGTTCACGGCAGAAGTCTTATCGTTCAACAAGGCCGAGCATCACGGGGTGCTAATCAACCGCATGCGCAACAGCGAGGAGAAAATGAGTGGCGTGTTCTACGACAACCGCTGGTTGTTCAGTCACAAACAGTGGCGGGTGCCCATGCTGCTGTTCCCCCGCATCATGGACTATAACAATCGCCACGTGTACGGTCATGTCGCCACGCCGTACAAGCAGCCGGGCGCAGACCAAATAACGGTTCAGTCCGAGCGTGCCGCAGGTTAG
- the maf gene encoding septum formation protein Maf produces the protein MSTSHFVLASSSPHRKALLKRLGLDFEVVAPHVDETPRPGEIATDMVTRLALLKARAVGAQRAGALVIGSDQCAMRDGEILGKPGGFDAAVEQLAGSAGRCVTFHTGLCLLDTASGETQIDEVISKVTFRTLSRAQITTYVRRETPYQCAGSFMSDRLGIALVEKIEGPDPTALIGLPLIQLVSMLTRAGLSPLSDALDRDRA, from the coding sequence TTGTCAACGAGTCATTTTGTTCTCGCTTCCAGTTCGCCCCACCGTAAGGCGCTGCTGAAGCGTCTCGGCCTGGATTTCGAAGTGGTTGCGCCGCACGTGGATGAAACACCGCGCCCGGGCGAGATCGCCACCGATATGGTGACGCGACTGGCGCTGCTGAAGGCGCGAGCGGTAGGCGCGCAGCGTGCCGGCGCGCTGGTCATCGGCAGCGATCAGTGCGCCATGCGGGACGGGGAAATTCTCGGCAAGCCGGGCGGCTTCGACGCCGCTGTCGAGCAGCTCGCGGGCAGCGCAGGACGCTGCGTGACCTTTCACACCGGTCTGTGCCTGCTTGACACCGCGAGCGGCGAGACTCAGATTGACGAGGTAATAAGCAAAGTCACCTTTCGAACCCTTTCACGCGCTCAGATCACGACTTATGTACGCCGCGAGACACCTTATCAATGCGCCGGCAGCTTCATGTCCGACCGTCTGGGGATCGCGCTGGTGGAGAAAATCGAGGGGCCGGACCCGACCGCTCTAATCGGACTGCCCCTGATTCAACTGGTGAGCATGCTGACGCGGGCCGGGCTAAGCCCGTTGAGCGACGCGCTCGATCGCGATCGGGCTTGA
- a CDS encoding DUF177 domain-containing protein produces MRIDPRRLAEQHVRLRGSLLLARMKRLGRLLMTSDTLITSSGAVYVSLYFGRNASGLQVIAGAISARLEMECQRCLRPYTQAVDRRFELVLAQGEAEAQRLLADYDVLEVADTDIFTQDVIEDELLLSIPLIPAHADAALCERVNPGGQTADTSVVNAAEDTPPARNPFSVLEGLKTS; encoded by the coding sequence TTGCGGATCGATCCTCGCCGCCTGGCGGAGCAACACGTGCGCCTGCGGGGTTCTTTGCTGCTCGCGCGGATGAAGCGACTGGGCAGATTGTTGATGACATCGGACACGCTGATCACATCCAGCGGGGCCGTTTATGTGTCGCTGTACTTCGGTCGCAACGCGAGTGGCCTGCAAGTGATAGCAGGCGCGATCAGTGCGCGGCTGGAGATGGAATGTCAGCGCTGTCTGCGGCCGTATACGCAAGCGGTTGATCGCAGGTTCGAGCTGGTGCTGGCGCAGGGTGAGGCCGAGGCCCAGCGGCTGCTGGCGGATTACGACGTTCTGGAAGTCGCTGATACCGACATCTTTACACAGGATGTTATTGAAGATGAATTGTTGCTGTCGATACCGCTGATTCCAGCGCACGCGGACGCGGCGCTTTGCGAGCGGGTTAACCCGGGCGGTCAGACAGCGGACACAAGCGTAGTCAACGCGGCGGAGGACACGCCGCCGGCACGTAATCCGTTCAGCGTGCTTGAAGGTCTGAAGACGAGCTAG
- the rpmF gene encoding 50S ribosomal protein L32 codes for MAVPQRRRSRSRRDKRRAHDSLTGPTLATDSTSGETRLRHHIGPDGYYRGRQIIKPDDDTEEET; via the coding sequence ATGGCCGTACCACAAAGACGCCGCTCCCGCTCGCGCCGGGACAAGCGCCGCGCGCACGATTCGCTGACCGGGCCGACCCTGGCAACCGATTCCACCTCCGGTGAAACACGTCTGCGTCACCACATCGGGCCTGACGGCTATTACCGTGGCCGCCAGATCATCAAGCCCGACGACGATACCGAAGAAGAAACCTGA
- the plsX gene encoding phosphate acyltransferase PlsX, which translates to MKEFVTISLDAMGGDHGIPVVVPAAINMLHRFDDLQVILVGDEQQIARQLEKAGGRDQPRVQITHATQTIPMDEPPAQALRFKKDSSMRVVINLVQSGASQACVSAGNTGALMATARFVLKTLAGIDRPAIITGMPSIKGHTHVLDLGANVDCKAEHLFQFAVMGSVLASAVDELDSPRVGLLNVGQEAIKGNDQVKEANRLLERSLLNYVGYVEGDAIYCGDVDVVVCDGFVGNTALKASEGVAQMIAQLVREEFRRTALSRLRGLVAMPVLKAFRGRIDPRRYNGASLVGLQGIVIKSHGGADILAFEHAIRIARVEARKAVPQRIDKQLARLLNDQRAG; encoded by the coding sequence ATGAAGGAGTTCGTCACCATCTCCCTGGACGCCATGGGCGGTGATCACGGGATTCCGGTGGTTGTGCCCGCGGCGATCAACATGCTGCACCGCTTTGACGACCTGCAGGTCATCCTGGTCGGCGACGAGCAGCAGATCGCGCGGCAACTGGAAAAAGCGGGCGGGCGCGATCAGCCGCGGGTGCAAATCACGCACGCCACGCAGACGATCCCGATGGATGAGCCGCCGGCGCAGGCGCTGCGGTTCAAGAAAGATTCCTCGATGCGGGTCGTGATCAACCTGGTGCAATCGGGCGCGTCCCAGGCCTGCGTGAGCGCCGGCAATACCGGCGCGCTGATGGCCACCGCGCGTTTCGTGCTCAAGACGCTTGCCGGCATCGACCGGCCGGCCATTATCACCGGCATGCCGTCGATCAAGGGTCATACGCACGTGCTGGACCTGGGCGCCAATGTCGACTGCAAGGCCGAACATCTGTTTCAGTTCGCGGTAATGGGGTCGGTGCTGGCGAGTGCTGTGGATGAGCTCGACAGCCCCAGGGTGGGCCTGCTCAATGTCGGGCAGGAAGCCATCAAAGGCAATGATCAGGTCAAGGAGGCGAACCGCCTGCTGGAACGTAGTCTGCTAAACTACGTGGGCTATGTAGAGGGGGACGCCATTTACTGCGGCGATGTTGACGTGGTGGTGTGCGACGGCTTTGTCGGCAACACCGCGTTGAAAGCCAGCGAAGGGGTAGCCCAGATGATCGCACAACTGGTGCGGGAAGAATTCAGGCGCACGGCACTGTCGCGGTTGCGGGGGCTGGTCGCCATGCCGGTGCTGAAAGCGTTTCGCGGCCGCATCGATCCACGGCGTTACAATGGCGCAAGTCTGGTGGGCTTGCAGGGCATCGTGATCAAGAGTCACGGCGGCGCTGACATTCTTGCTTTCGAGCACGCCATCCGGATCGCCCGCGTGGAGGCTCGCAAGGCGGTACCCCAGCGCATCGACAAGCAGCTGGCAAGATTGCTGAACGACCAGCGAGCCGGATAA
- a CDS encoding ketoacyl-ACP synthase III, with protein MSAKHARITGTGGYLPRKVLTNHDLEKLVDTSDQWITERTGIRKRHIAAEGESTGDMAEAAARRALEMAERRPQDVDLIVLATTTPDKIFPGTACLLQKRLGIHGCAAFDVQAVCTGFVYALGIADRFIRTGGARCALVLGAESLSRLLDWTDRTTCVLFGDGAGSVVLEASEEPGILSTHLHADGSFEHLLHVPGGIGQGQESLLDGGAFVTMKGNEVFRMAVRTLHRIVDETLAANFTDKEDIDWLIPHQANYRIIEATAHKLKMSMDHVVVTIQDHGNTSAASIPLALDVAVRDGRIQRGEILIMEAFGGGFTWGSALVRF; from the coding sequence ATTTCAGCCAAGCATGCGCGCATTACCGGAACCGGCGGCTACCTGCCGCGCAAGGTGCTGACCAATCACGACCTCGAAAAGCTGGTCGATACTTCGGACCAGTGGATTACTGAACGCACCGGCATCAGGAAACGCCACATCGCGGCGGAGGGTGAATCGACTGGCGACATGGCCGAAGCCGCCGCGCGGCGCGCGTTGGAAATGGCGGAACGACGCCCGCAAGACGTGGATCTTATCGTGCTCGCCACCACCACGCCAGACAAGATCTTTCCCGGCACCGCGTGCCTGCTGCAGAAACGCCTGGGCATTCACGGCTGCGCGGCCTTCGACGTACAGGCTGTATGCACGGGTTTCGTTTACGCGCTGGGTATCGCCGATCGTTTTATCCGCACGGGCGGCGCGCGCTGCGCGCTGGTCCTGGGCGCCGAATCGCTGTCGCGTCTGCTGGACTGGACGGATCGCACCACCTGCGTGCTGTTCGGCGACGGTGCCGGCTCGGTGGTGCTGGAAGCAAGCGAGGAGCCGGGAATTCTGTCCACGCATCTGCATGCGGACGGCAGTTTCGAGCATCTTTTGCACGTGCCCGGCGGCATAGGCCAGGGTCAGGAGTCGCTGCTCGATGGCGGCGCTTTTGTGACGATGAAAGGCAATGAGGTGTTCAGGATGGCGGTGCGCACCCTGCATCGCATCGTCGATGAGACCCTAGCCGCCAATTTTACCGACAAGGAAGACATCGACTGGCTGATCCCGCACCAGGCGAATTACCGCATCATCGAGGCTACCGCGCACAAGCTGAAAATGTCCATGGACCATGTGGTGGTGACCATCCAGGATCACGGCAACACCTCCGCGGCGTCCATCCCGCTGGCGCTGGACGTGGCGGTGCGCGACGGCCGCATCCAGCGCGGCGAGATTTTGATCATGGAGGCTTTCGGCGGCGGCTTTACCTGGGGTTCCGCGCTGGTCAGGTTCTAG
- the uvrC gene encoding excinuclease ABC subunit UvrC, whose translation MTAHTEPAFDIDRFLSNLTHRPGVYRMLDPRGKYLYVGKAKDLKKRVSSYFQRRGHGPRIDTVVAQTQQVEVTVTSTEAEALLLENNLIKEHRPRYNVVLRDDKSYPYIYVSTEQDYPRLSFHRGARRGKGRYFGPYPNAGAVRETLNLLQKLFKVRQCEDSFCRNRTRPCLQYQIDRCTAPCVGFVDGDEYRINAQHAIKFLEGKTGEVIEALIERMEAASARLEFERAAAYRNRIESLRRITEQQYVSGEGGDLDIISVTLGQGLAGVQVFNIRAGHNLGNKSFFPRAPEDMHEAELLTAFMGQYYLTHDVPAEIIVSHQPADFESLIGMLTTRRGMSVRITSTVRGPRARWLDIANRNVVHALGERLASRADMQRRVDALQEELDLAAAPGRMECFDISHTMGEATVASCVVFDAQGPVKSDYRRFNISGIEPGDDYAAMRQALTRRYTRLKAGEGKLPDILFIDGGKGQVRQAVEVLEELQVAGVTIIGVAKGEGRRPGLESLIASDRRTPVVLSANSPALHLVQQIRDEAHRFAITGHRQRRAKSRTQSPLEQIHGLGPKRRQNLLKYFGGMRGISRAGIEDLAKVPGISAGTAREIYDALHAY comes from the coding sequence ATGACCGCGCACACCGAACCCGCGTTCGATATCGATCGCTTTTTAAGTAATCTCACCCACCGTCCAGGCGTGTATCGCATGCTGGATCCACGCGGCAAGTATTTGTACGTTGGCAAGGCCAAGGATCTAAAGAAAAGGGTGTCCAGCTACTTTCAGCGGCGCGGACATGGGCCACGTATCGACACCGTGGTCGCCCAGACCCAGCAGGTGGAGGTTACGGTTACCAGCACCGAGGCCGAGGCGCTGCTGCTGGAAAATAACCTGATCAAGGAGCATCGTCCCCGTTACAACGTGGTGCTGCGCGACGACAAAAGCTATCCGTATATTTACGTTTCTACCGAGCAGGACTATCCCAGATTGTCGTTTCATCGCGGCGCGCGGCGCGGCAAGGGCCGTTATTTCGGGCCTTATCCTAATGCTGGCGCGGTGCGCGAGACCCTGAATCTGCTGCAGAAGCTCTTCAAGGTGCGCCAGTGCGAAGACAGTTTCTGCCGCAACCGCACGCGGCCGTGTCTGCAATATCAGATCGACCGCTGCACCGCGCCCTGCGTCGGCTTCGTCGACGGCGATGAGTACCGGATCAACGCGCAGCATGCGATCAAGTTTCTGGAAGGCAAGACCGGCGAGGTGATCGAGGCTCTGATCGAGCGCATGGAAGCGGCTTCCGCGCGCCTTGAGTTCGAGCGCGCGGCCGCTTACCGCAACCGGATCGAGAGCCTGCGCCGCATCACCGAACAGCAATACGTCAGTGGCGAGGGCGGCGATCTGGACATCATCTCCGTTACGCTGGGACAGGGACTGGCAGGTGTGCAGGTGTTCAACATCCGCGCCGGTCACAATCTCGGCAACAAGAGCTTTTTCCCTCGCGCGCCTGAGGATATGCATGAGGCGGAACTGCTGACTGCGTTTATGGGGCAGTATTATCTGACTCACGACGTGCCGGCCGAGATCATCGTCAGCCACCAGCCCGCCGATTTCGAGTCGCTGATCGGGATGCTGACGACCCGGCGCGGCATGAGCGTGCGGATTACGTCCACCGTACGCGGCCCGCGCGCGCGCTGGCTGGACATCGCGAACCGCAATGTCGTGCATGCGCTGGGCGAACGCCTGGCTTCCAGGGCAGACATGCAGCGTCGCGTTGACGCACTGCAGGAAGAGCTGGACCTCGCGGCGGCGCCGGGCCGCATGGAATGTTTCGACATCAGCCACACGATGGGCGAGGCGACGGTGGCGTCGTGCGTGGTGTTCGATGCGCAGGGCCCGGTCAAATCCGATTATCGTCGGTTCAATATATCAGGCATAGAACCCGGCGATGACTACGCCGCCATGCGCCAGGCCCTCACGCGACGCTACACGCGGCTGAAGGCGGGCGAGGGCAAGCTGCCGGACATTCTGTTTATTGACGGTGGCAAGGGCCAGGTCCGGCAGGCGGTGGAAGTGCTGGAAGAACTGCAGGTGGCGGGTGTGACTATCATCGGCGTGGCGAAAGGCGAGGGTCGCCGGCCAGGACTCGAAAGTCTGATTGCTAGCGACCGGCGTACGCCCGTGGTGCTGTCGGCGAACTCGCCCGCGCTACACCTGGTCCAGCAGATACGCGACGAGGCGCATCGATTCGCGATCACCGGCCATCGTCAGCGCCGCGCCAAAAGCCGCACGCAGTCACCACTAGAGCAGATTCACGGGCTGGGACCAAAAAGACGGCAGAATCTGCTGAAATATTTTGGCGGCATGCGTGGCATAAGCCGGGCCGGGATCGAGGACCTCGCCAAGGTGCCAGGCATCAGCGCGGGTACGGCACGAGAGATATACGATGCCCTCCATGCGTATTGA
- the pgsA gene encoding CDP-diacylglycerol--glycerol-3-phosphate 3-phosphatidyltransferase — translation MRIDGELSGKAPLAATVAKRHRVIINIPIVLTLLRIALIPLFVLVFYLPYGWAYPASAAIFTLAGITDWLDGYLARRWRQISAFGAFLDPVADKLMVVAALVMLVSRHGTVWLAVPAIIITGREIAVSALREYMAELGQSGIVAVSFTGKIKTTCQIIALLLLLYHYPLFGLPTHAIGVALMYIAAGLTLWSMVFYLRAAWRTLDGG, via the coding sequence ATGCGTATTGATGGAGAGTTGTCCGGCAAAGCGCCACTAGCCGCCACGGTGGCAAAGCGGCACCGCGTTATCATCAATATTCCGATTGTCCTTACGTTACTGCGAATCGCCCTGATACCGCTGTTTGTGCTGGTGTTTTATTTACCCTATGGATGGGCTTATCCGGCGAGTGCAGCGATATTCACGCTGGCTGGCATTACCGACTGGCTGGACGGATATCTTGCGCGCCGTTGGCGCCAGATCTCAGCGTTCGGGGCGTTTCTAGATCCGGTGGCGGACAAGCTCATGGTGGTCGCGGCACTTGTGATGCTGGTCAGCAGGCACGGCACCGTGTGGCTGGCGGTCCCGGCGATCATCATCACCGGACGCGAGATTGCCGTCTCCGCGTTGCGCGAATACATGGCGGAACTGGGTCAGAGCGGCATCGTGGCAGTATCGTTTACCGGAAAAATCAAGACTACATGCCAGATCATCGCGCTGCTGTTGCTGCTGTATCACTACCCGCTGTTCGGCCTGCCCACGCACGCCATCGGCGTAGCACTCATGTATATCGCCGCCGGACTCACCTTGTGGTCGATGGTTTTTTACCTGCGCGCCGCATGGCGTACGCTGGATGGCGGATGA
- a CDS encoding phasin family protein produces MADNTVQFVNQAQDVNRSISEAIQGLTGTQFNIMQRLGDVQRSMFSQAVEAANEQMQVLARVRDPREFATAQADLVKSYGQKYVESVNEAVDIVADAWQDYGDKVEKTVNSVSDKAQKAAPSKKS; encoded by the coding sequence ATGGCCGACAATACCGTACAATTCGTAAATCAGGCTCAGGACGTAAATCGCTCCATCAGCGAGGCGATCCAGGGATTGACTGGTACGCAGTTCAACATCATGCAGCGTCTCGGTGACGTACAGCGCAGCATGTTCAGCCAGGCCGTAGAAGCTGCCAACGAGCAGATGCAGGTTCTGGCCCGAGTTCGTGATCCTCGGGAATTCGCCACGGCGCAGGCCGATCTGGTCAAGAGTTACGGCCAGAAGTACGTCGAGAGCGTCAACGAAGCGGTCGACATCGTCGCCGATGCCTGGCAGGACTATGGCGACAAAGTGGAAAAAACTGTCAACTCCGTGAGCGACAAGGCTCAGAAGGCAGCGCCGTCCAAGAAGTCGTAA